A part of Maniola hyperantus chromosome 14, iAphHyp1.2, whole genome shotgun sequence genomic DNA contains:
- the jim gene encoding zinc finger protein 250 isoform X1, protein MALASSVSLYYSIVQRAARHYLEDYCHTDTTAPYVLYKDGVERAPPGTQWGGAVLDGGYQAMQHQSPGGPSPQPEPQLASPAPSPYPPAPPTDPAADEAAQQLAQQQAQQQAQQQAQQQTSPDHMQVEQQLQNQSQPQPPSQDHLDRTPCFVPQPDLQQQYTPYFKETRPTSHMLGTGGFPLHYLKQNGGVLSLEGPLDQYATPDLRHLPDIVQPEQPKPRKHNPNSELRLFKCLTCGKDFKQKSTLLQHERIHTDSRPYGCPECGKRFRQQSHLTQHLRIHANEKPYACVYCPRSFRQRAILNQHLRIHSGEKPYTCGECGKHFRQKAILNQHVRTHQDVSPHLIFKNGTTPTLWPQDVPFPPDENKEEVQSTFGDDGPNGDQRGSCFSPGDTAQYPAYFKDTKGLNHAVFGSSLSLQYLKGGKLPDVLGGRAMPLYVRCPICQKEFKQKSTLLQHGCIHIESRPYPCPECGKRFRQQSHLTQHLRIHTNEKPYGCVYCPRFFRQRTILNQHLRIHTGEKPYKCTQCGKDFRQKAILDQHTRTHQGDRPFCCPMPNCRRRFATEPEVKKHIDNHMNPHAAKARRADAKTPRPLPPAAAVVKPELYFPQCYAPPFQQFPASGADFKPAVGPGVACLPAQ, encoded by the exons aTACGACAGCGCCTTACGTGCTGTACAAAGATGGCGTGGAGCGCGCTCCGCCTGGCACGCAGTGGGGCGGCGCCGTGCTGGACGGCGGCTACCAGGCCATGCAGCACCAGAGCCCCGGCGGGCCCAGCCCACAGCCCGAGCCGCAGCTCGCGTCGCCCGCACCCTCGCCCTACCCGCCCGCGCCCCCCACCGACCCCGCGGCGGACGAGGCTGCCCAACAGCTCGCGCAGCAGCAAGCCCAGCAACAAGCCCAGCAGCAGGCGCAGCAGCAGACCTCCCCCGACCACATGCAGGTCGAGCAGCAGCTCCAGAACCAATCACAACCACAACCCCCGTCGCAGGACCACCTCGACAGAACGCCCTGCTTCGTCCCCCAACCGGACCTACAACAGCAGTACACGCCATACTTCAAGGAGACCAGACCCACGAGCCACATGCTCGGAACTGGAGGCTTCCCTTTACACTACTTGAAGCAAAACGGAGGAGTGCTATCTTTAGAAGGCCCGCTGGACCAGTACGCGACGCCCGACCTGCGCCACTTGCCAGACATCGTCCAGCCGGAGCAGCCCAAGCCGCGGAAGCACAACCCCAATTCCGAACTCCGCCTGTTCAAGTGCCTGACTTGCGGCAAAGACTTCAAGCAGAAATCCACGCTGCTGCAGCACGAGCGTATCCACACAGACTCGCGACCGTACGGGTGCCCGGAGTGCGGCAAGCGGTTCCGGCAGCAGTCTCACCTCACGCAGCACCTCCGCATCCACGCCAACGAGAAACCGTACGCGTGCGTGTACTGCCCGCGCTCGTTCCGTCAGCGCGCCATCCTCAACCAGCACCTGCGCATCCATTCCGGTGAGAAGCCCTATACGTGCGGCGAGTGCGGCAAACATTTCCGCCAGAAGGCCATCCTGAACCAGCACGTCCGCACACACCAAG ACGTGTCACCGCACCTAATCTTCAAGAACGGGACGACGCCGACGTTGTGGCCGCAGGACGTCCCGTTCCCGCCCGACGAGAACAAGGAGGAGGTGCAGTCGACCTTCGGCGACGACGGCCCCAACGGCGACCAGCGCGGCTCGTGCTTCTCGCCCGGGGACACGGCGCAGTACCCCGCCTACTTCAAGGACACGAAAGGCCTCAACCACGCCGTCTTCGGCTCCAGTCTGTCGCTTCAGTATCTGAAAGGCGGAAAACTCCCCGACGTGCTAGGCGGCCGAGCGATGCCGCTGTACGTCCGCTGTCCGATCTGTCAAAAGGAATTCAAGCAGAAATCGACGTTGCTTCAACACGGTTGCATACATATAGAATCGCGGCCCTACCCGTGTCCGGAGTGCGGCAAGCGCTTCCGGCAACAGTCACATTTGACGCAACACCTCCGCATTCACACGAACGAGAAACCTTACGGATGCGTGTACTGCCCGCGATTTTTCCGGCAACGGACGATTCTCAACCAGCATTTGCGAATCCACACCGGCGAGAAGCCGTACAAGTGCACGCAATGCGGGAAGGACTTCAGGCAGAAGGCGATCCTGGACCAGCACACGCGGACGCACCAGGGCGACCGGCCCTTCTGCTGCCCCATGCCCAACTGCCGGCGGCGCTTCGCCACCGAGCCGGAGGTGAAGAAGCACATCGACAACCACATGAACCCGCATGCGGCCAAAGCGCGGCGCGCGGACGCCAAGACGCCGCGGCCGttgccgcccgccgccgccgtcgTCAAGCCAGAGCTCTACTTCCCGCAGTGCTACGCACCACCCTTCCAGCAGTTCCCCGCCTCCGGCGCGGACTTCAAGCCGGCGGTAGGGCCGGGCGTGGCGTGCCTGCCCGCGCAGTGA
- the jim gene encoding zinc finger protein 250 isoform X2, whose amino-acid sequence MALASSVSLYYSIVQRAARHYLEDYCHTDTTAPYVLYKDGVERAPPGTQWGGAVLDGGYQAMQHQSPGGPSPQPEPQLASPAPSPYPPAPPTDPAADEAAQQLAQQQAQQQAQQQAQQQTSPDHMQVEQQLQNQSQPQPPSQDHLDRTPCFVPQPDLQQQYTPYFKETRPTSHMLGTGGFPLHYLKQNGGVLSLEGPLDQYATPDLRHLPDIVQPEQPKPRKHNPNSELRLFKCLTCGKDFKQKSTLLQHERIHTDSRPYGCPECGKRFRQQSHLTQHLRIHANEKPYACVYCPRSFRQRAILNQHLRIHSDVSPHLIFKNGTTPTLWPQDVPFPPDENKEEVQSTFGDDGPNGDQRGSCFSPGDTAQYPAYFKDTKGLNHAVFGSSLSLQYLKGGKLPDVLGGRAMPLYVRCPICQKEFKQKSTLLQHGCIHIESRPYPCPECGKRFRQQSHLTQHLRIHTNEKPYGCVYCPRFFRQRTILNQHLRIHTGEKPYKCTQCGKDFRQKAILDQHTRTHQGDRPFCCPMPNCRRRFATEPEVKKHIDNHMNPHAAKARRADAKTPRPLPPAAAVVKPELYFPQCYAPPFQQFPASGADFKPAVGPGVACLPAQ is encoded by the exons aTACGACAGCGCCTTACGTGCTGTACAAAGATGGCGTGGAGCGCGCTCCGCCTGGCACGCAGTGGGGCGGCGCCGTGCTGGACGGCGGCTACCAGGCCATGCAGCACCAGAGCCCCGGCGGGCCCAGCCCACAGCCCGAGCCGCAGCTCGCGTCGCCCGCACCCTCGCCCTACCCGCCCGCGCCCCCCACCGACCCCGCGGCGGACGAGGCTGCCCAACAGCTCGCGCAGCAGCAAGCCCAGCAACAAGCCCAGCAGCAGGCGCAGCAGCAGACCTCCCCCGACCACATGCAGGTCGAGCAGCAGCTCCAGAACCAATCACAACCACAACCCCCGTCGCAGGACCACCTCGACAGAACGCCCTGCTTCGTCCCCCAACCGGACCTACAACAGCAGTACACGCCATACTTCAAGGAGACCAGACCCACGAGCCACATGCTCGGAACTGGAGGCTTCCCTTTACACTACTTGAAGCAAAACGGAGGAGTGCTATCTTTAGAAGGCCCGCTGGACCAGTACGCGACGCCCGACCTGCGCCACTTGCCAGACATCGTCCAGCCGGAGCAGCCCAAGCCGCGGAAGCACAACCCCAATTCCGAACTCCGCCTGTTCAAGTGCCTGACTTGCGGCAAAGACTTCAAGCAGAAATCCACGCTGCTGCAGCACGAGCGTATCCACACAGACTCGCGACCGTACGGGTGCCCGGAGTGCGGCAAGCGGTTCCGGCAGCAGTCTCACCTCACGCAGCACCTCCGCATCCACGCCAACGAGAAACCGTACGCGTGCGTGTACTGCCCGCGCTCGTTCCGTCAGCGCGCCATCCTCAACCAGCACCTGCGCATCCATTCCG ACGTGTCACCGCACCTAATCTTCAAGAACGGGACGACGCCGACGTTGTGGCCGCAGGACGTCCCGTTCCCGCCCGACGAGAACAAGGAGGAGGTGCAGTCGACCTTCGGCGACGACGGCCCCAACGGCGACCAGCGCGGCTCGTGCTTCTCGCCCGGGGACACGGCGCAGTACCCCGCCTACTTCAAGGACACGAAAGGCCTCAACCACGCCGTCTTCGGCTCCAGTCTGTCGCTTCAGTATCTGAAAGGCGGAAAACTCCCCGACGTGCTAGGCGGCCGAGCGATGCCGCTGTACGTCCGCTGTCCGATCTGTCAAAAGGAATTCAAGCAGAAATCGACGTTGCTTCAACACGGTTGCATACATATAGAATCGCGGCCCTACCCGTGTCCGGAGTGCGGCAAGCGCTTCCGGCAACAGTCACATTTGACGCAACACCTCCGCATTCACACGAACGAGAAACCTTACGGATGCGTGTACTGCCCGCGATTTTTCCGGCAACGGACGATTCTCAACCAGCATTTGCGAATCCACACCGGCGAGAAGCCGTACAAGTGCACGCAATGCGGGAAGGACTTCAGGCAGAAGGCGATCCTGGACCAGCACACGCGGACGCACCAGGGCGACCGGCCCTTCTGCTGCCCCATGCCCAACTGCCGGCGGCGCTTCGCCACCGAGCCGGAGGTGAAGAAGCACATCGACAACCACATGAACCCGCATGCGGCCAAAGCGCGGCGCGCGGACGCCAAGACGCCGCGGCCGttgccgcccgccgccgccgtcgTCAAGCCAGAGCTCTACTTCCCGCAGTGCTACGCACCACCCTTCCAGCAGTTCCCCGCCTCCGGCGCGGACTTCAAGCCGGCGGTAGGGCCGGGCGTGGCGTGCCTGCCCGCGCAGTGA